Proteins from a genomic interval of uncultured Desulfuromusa sp.:
- the xerD gene encoding site-specific tyrosine recombinase XerD, whose product MDQYLDDYFNFLTVEKGLSANTLNAYSRDLTSYSRYLVEFEKVSDPSAISQSMLLSYLTFMKNSGHSPRSRARVLSSLRGFHRFLVQEQHSDHDPTALISSPRSLASLPKLLSQNEVERLLLAPTGDSPIAVRDRAMLEVLYATGMRVSELVGLRLGDLKLDIGCLNAFGKGSKQRLIPLGEEALEILREYLQNERLKLLKKTPVDEVFLNARGGKLSRQGFWKILRAYAIKAEIKQKVYPHMLRHSFATHLLENGADLRSVQTMLGHVDISTTQIYTHVIQSRLKKIHQQYHPRG is encoded by the coding sequence ATGGATCAATACCTTGATGACTACTTTAATTTTCTAACTGTGGAAAAAGGGCTCTCAGCAAATACCCTGAATGCTTACAGTCGGGATCTCACCTCTTACTCCCGATATCTGGTTGAATTTGAAAAGGTCAGTGATCCATCCGCTATTTCTCAATCGATGTTACTCAGCTATTTGACTTTCATGAAAAATTCGGGTCATTCTCCGCGAAGTAGAGCCCGCGTCCTCAGCTCTCTACGCGGCTTTCATCGGTTTTTAGTACAGGAACAACATTCAGATCATGATCCTACTGCCCTGATTTCATCTCCGCGTTCATTGGCATCATTGCCGAAGCTGCTTTCGCAAAATGAAGTTGAACGTTTATTGCTGGCGCCAACAGGTGACAGTCCGATTGCGGTAAGAGATCGGGCGATGCTTGAAGTTCTTTATGCAACCGGAATGCGGGTTTCTGAATTGGTAGGGCTGCGGCTTGGTGATTTAAAACTTGATATCGGCTGCCTTAATGCTTTTGGCAAGGGATCCAAGCAGCGACTCATCCCTCTGGGAGAGGAAGCTCTTGAAATTCTTCGAGAATACTTGCAGAATGAGCGATTGAAATTATTAAAAAAAACACCGGTTGATGAGGTTTTTCTCAATGCCCGGGGGGGGAAACTCAGTCGGCAGGGGTTCTGGAAGATTCTGCGGGCTTACGCAATAAAAGCTGAGATCAAACAGAAAGTTTATCCGCATATGCTGCGCCACTCATTTGCAACACATTTGCTTGAAAACGGTGCAGACCTGCGTTCTGTCCAAACAATGCTGGGTCATGTCGATATTTCAACAACTCAGATATATACTCACGTTATTCAGTCACGGCTGAAAAAAATTCATCAGCAGTATCATCCACGTGGCTAG
- the nusA gene encoding transcription termination factor NusA gives MVGNLNHIIDQVVKDKGIDRDVLVDALESAVLSAANKKFRNTRDLEAHFNEEIGEVEVFEFVTVVDEVVDSYKEIDLEEAREVDPDVEVNDSLGMMLEAGSFSRIAAQTAKQVIIQKVREAEREGVYNEFKDRVGEIVNGIVRRYERGDLIVDLGRAEALLPNREQAPRENYRQSDRVRAYISEVKMSAKGPQIILSRTHPGLLIALFKSEVPEVSEGIVEIKNAVREPGSRAKIAVTSHDIDVDPVGACVGMRGSRVQNVVTELRGERIDIIPWTPDPARFACAALAPADVSRVYIDDDGKSMEIIVPDDQLSLAIGKKGQNVRLAAKLIGWKIDIKSESRAQEEELEDNATEAVEDVESQNDDVDSSADGALDNQSESTEEAGLGKDED, from the coding sequence ATGGTGGGTAACCTCAATCACATCATCGATCAGGTGGTTAAAGATAAAGGGATCGATCGTGACGTGCTGGTAGATGCGCTTGAATCAGCGGTCCTGTCTGCAGCCAATAAGAAATTCAGAAATACGCGTGATCTTGAAGCTCACTTCAATGAAGAAATTGGTGAGGTTGAGGTTTTTGAATTTGTTACTGTCGTTGATGAAGTTGTTGATTCATACAAAGAAATTGACCTGGAAGAAGCTCGGGAAGTTGACCCTGATGTCGAAGTAAACGATTCTTTGGGGATGATGCTTGAAGCAGGCAGTTTCAGCCGTATTGCTGCACAAACCGCTAAGCAGGTTATTATCCAGAAGGTCCGTGAAGCTGAGCGTGAGGGTGTTTATAACGAATTTAAGGATCGGGTTGGTGAGATTGTCAATGGTATCGTGCGCCGCTATGAGCGCGGTGATCTGATTGTTGATCTCGGCCGCGCAGAAGCATTGCTGCCGAATCGTGAACAAGCTCCACGGGAAAACTATCGCCAGTCTGATCGCGTGCGCGCTTACATCTCTGAAGTTAAGATGTCTGCCAAGGGACCTCAAATTATCCTCTCGCGCACCCATCCTGGATTGTTGATAGCTCTATTTAAATCAGAAGTCCCTGAAGTCTCTGAAGGTATTGTTGAAATTAAAAATGCAGTCAGAGAACCAGGCAGCCGGGCCAAGATAGCTGTGACTTCTCATGATATCGATGTTGATCCGGTTGGCGCCTGTGTCGGTATGCGTGGTTCACGGGTACAGAATGTTGTCACTGAATTGCGCGGTGAGAGAATCGATATTATTCCCTGGACACCAGATCCTGCCAGATTCGCTTGCGCTGCTCTGGCTCCTGCAGATGTCTCCAGGGTGTATATTGATGATGATGGCAAGTCCATGGAGATAATCGTTCCCGATGATCAGCTGTCTCTGGCCATTGGGAAAAAAGGGCAGAATGTTCGTCTTGCCGCAAAATTGATTGGCTGGAAAATTGATATCAAAAGCGAATCCCGTGCGCAAGAGGAAGAGCTGGAAGACAATGCGACTGAAGCAGTAGAAGATGTTGAATCTCAGAACGACGACGTGGATTCTTCTGCAGATGGAGCTTTGGATAACCAAAGCGAGTCCACTGAAGAGGCCGGGTTAGGTAAAGATGAGGATTGA
- a CDS encoding cofactor-independent phosphoglycerate mutase, protein MKYIILLGDGMADEPIAALGGKTPLEVAHTPHMDRLAQTGKVGLAATVPEGYPPGSDVANLSVFGYDPGDCYTGRSPLEAASMGVELGPNDIAFRLNFVWLEAHYGKLYMGDFSAGHISTEEAGLLIETLQDELGGDDFNFYPGVSYRHLMVWKNGKDELTFTPPHDISTYSIEGHLPQGDGADVLQDLTNSAQMLLNTHPVNNRRVAENKLPANSVWFWGHGRKPVMDTYQQRYGLTGAVISAVDLIRGIGINAGLKIIDVPGATGYLDTNYRGKGEYAVAALKDCDFVYVHVEAPDEAGHGGLLEEKIKAIESFDRDVVGTVLENLSEIGPCRILVAPDHPTPVEKRTHTSDPVPYILFDSSHAMNSQATAYSESESRRCGDIIPGHQLLSLLMADRDSD, encoded by the coding sequence ATGAAATATATTATTTTACTCGGTGATGGTATGGCAGATGAGCCTATAGCAGCGCTGGGAGGTAAAACACCTCTGGAGGTGGCACATACTCCTCATATGGATCGTTTGGCTCAGACGGGGAAGGTCGGTTTAGCGGCAACGGTTCCAGAAGGGTATCCCCCGGGGAGTGATGTCGCAAATCTGTCGGTTTTTGGTTATGATCCCGGCGATTGTTATACCGGTCGTTCACCTCTGGAAGCTGCAAGTATGGGGGTTGAACTGGGGCCGAATGATATCGCTTTCCGGCTTAATTTTGTATGGCTTGAAGCTCATTACGGTAAACTCTATATGGGCGATTTCTCTGCCGGACACATTTCTACTGAGGAAGCCGGGTTGCTGATAGAAACCCTTCAGGATGAGTTGGGCGGGGATGACTTCAATTTTTATCCGGGAGTTTCTTATCGTCACCTCATGGTCTGGAAGAACGGTAAGGATGAGCTGACGTTTACTCCTCCCCATGATATTTCTACCTATAGTATCGAAGGTCATCTGCCGCAGGGGGACGGTGCTGATGTTTTGCAGGATCTGACCAACTCAGCACAAATGTTATTGAACACCCATCCTGTGAATAACCGGAGAGTTGCTGAAAATAAACTTCCGGCTAACTCGGTGTGGTTTTGGGGGCATGGCCGTAAGCCGGTGATGGATACTTACCAGCAACGTTATGGTTTAACCGGAGCAGTGATCTCAGCAGTTGATCTTATCAGGGGGATTGGCATCAATGCCGGATTGAAGATTATTGATGTGCCTGGAGCGACCGGCTATCTTGATACAAACTATCGTGGAAAAGGAGAATATGCGGTTGCTGCGTTGAAAGACTGTGATTTTGTTTACGTCCATGTCGAAGCTCCTGATGAGGCCGGTCATGGTGGTTTATTGGAGGAAAAAATAAAGGCAATAGAAAGCTTTGATCGAGATGTGGTCGGGACCGTCCTTGAAAATCTGTCAGAGATTGGACCTTGTCGTATTCTTGTGGCTCCTGATCACCCAACTCCGGTTGAAAAAAGAACCCATACTTCAGACCCTGTTCCCTATATTCTTTTTGATTCAAGCCATGCGATGAATTCACAGGCGACAGCGTATTCAGAGTCAGAGTCCAGACGTTGTGGTGATATCATTCCCGGACATCAACTTCTTTCTCTGCTGATGGCTGATCGTGATTCAGACTGA
- a CDS encoding DUF448 domain-containing protein: protein MTAAEKGPQRTCIACRQAGDKKQFVRYVVAPDGKVLVDYRQRLPGRGAYTCISRECLLAAVTKNGFQRSFKGRCSKVDSVDLLDQLVTAVEQRIINLIGMSRKSKQCISGSNAVIDSLKKESSLALIVMANDISITITRKIEALALKKKIYTAHLSDKQKIGQMLGKDERSVMAVQPGLLADSLLTELHVYRRLVREN, encoded by the coding sequence ATGACTGCTGCTGAGAAAGGGCCACAACGAACGTGTATTGCTTGTCGTCAGGCAGGTGATAAAAAACAATTCGTTCGTTATGTTGTCGCTCCTGATGGCAAGGTGCTGGTTGATTATCGTCAACGCTTACCCGGTCGTGGAGCCTATACATGTATTTCTCGGGAATGTTTGCTGGCTGCGGTAACAAAAAATGGCTTTCAGCGTTCTTTTAAAGGGCGGTGCAGTAAGGTTGATTCAGTCGATTTGCTGGATCAGCTGGTCACGGCAGTTGAACAGAGAATTATAAATTTAATCGGGATGTCACGTAAGTCAAAGCAATGTATTTCAGGCAGCAATGCTGTCATTGATTCGCTGAAAAAAGAGTCTTCACTGGCTTTGATTGTTATGGCAAATGACATTTCTATTACGATAACAAGAAAAATTGAAGCGCTGGCATTAAAGAAAAAGATTTATACTGCGCATTTATCTGATAAGCAGAAAATAGGGCAGATGCTTGGTAAAGACGAGCGGAGTGTTATGGCTGTGCAGCCGGGTCTGTTGGCTGATTCGCTGTTGACTGAATTGCATGTGTACAGGCGACTGGTAAGGGAGAATTGA
- the rimP gene encoding ribosome maturation factor RimP translates to MAQLLEKIEELVLPILEDLGCELVDIEYQREERGWVLRFFLDKTGGINLDDCAMASREISSLLDVENVISTAYNLEVSSPGVERPLKKPQDFVRFAGQLIRIKTHDAIDPDASGRNRKTFVGTLSGFEDGNVLLELEKNSVVVRIDLQQIDKANLKFEF, encoded by the coding sequence GTGGCACAACTTTTAGAAAAAATTGAGGAACTGGTTTTACCAATCCTGGAGGACCTGGGCTGTGAGTTAGTTGATATTGAGTATCAACGTGAAGAACGTGGTTGGGTTTTAAGGTTTTTTCTGGATAAAACAGGGGGCATAAATCTGGACGACTGTGCCATGGCCAGTCGTGAGATCAGCTCTCTTCTCGATGTCGAAAATGTTATCAGCACAGCTTATAATCTGGAGGTCTCATCCCCCGGTGTCGAGCGACCGTTAAAAAAGCCACAGGATTTTGTCCGTTTTGCCGGCCAGCTTATCAGAATTAAAACCCATGATGCTATAGATCCTGATGCATCCGGTAGAAATAGAAAAACTTTTGTAGGCACGCTTTCAGGTTTTGAAGATGGCAATGTCCTGCTGGAATTAGAAAAGAATTCTGTCGTAGTGCGCATAGATCTACAGCAGATTGATAAAGCAAATTTAAAATTTGAGTTTTGA
- a CDS encoding RNA methyltransferase yields the protein MIQTEATGPKDSAQLYLTVVLVEPQGALNIGSACRAMLNFGCSSLRLVNPQVDHLSHDARLMAVKAATVLENARVFESLEDALSDCVLSFGTTRRFGRYREGLLRPDEAADRLLPVAQKDAVALVFGREDRGLFTSELDLCQHFITIPTDENLPSMNLAQAVSLCLYEVSKAKGRLTGQSGSGKKLANNATLESMYQHMRQSLLHIGYLDPQNPDHILRTFRRILSRSSLNDRDVRILRGLFNQIDIYSGHKLPRRSANEDHE from the coding sequence GTGATTCAGACTGAGGCCACAGGTCCCAAGGACTCAGCACAACTCTACCTCACGGTTGTTCTGGTAGAGCCTCAAGGTGCGCTGAATATCGGTTCGGCCTGTCGGGCGATGCTCAATTTCGGTTGTTCCAGTCTGCGCCTGGTGAACCCTCAGGTTGATCATCTGTCTCATGACGCGCGATTGATGGCAGTCAAGGCCGCGACCGTTCTGGAGAACGCGCGTGTTTTTGAAAGCTTGGAAGATGCCTTGTCGGACTGTGTCTTGAGTTTCGGAACAACCCGTCGTTTTGGCCGTTACCGTGAGGGGTTATTGCGTCCTGATGAAGCTGCAGATCGTTTGTTACCTGTCGCGCAGAAAGATGCAGTTGCGTTGGTTTTTGGCCGGGAAGATCGAGGACTGTTTACCTCTGAACTGGATCTTTGCCAGCATTTTATCACGATTCCGACCGACGAAAATTTACCGTCAATGAATCTGGCGCAAGCTGTTTCTCTTTGTCTCTATGAGGTGAGTAAAGCTAAGGGGCGTTTAACGGGGCAGAGCGGTAGCGGTAAAAAGCTGGCAAATAATGCAACCCTGGAATCGATGTATCAGCATATGCGCCAATCTTTACTTCATATCGGCTATCTTGATCCACAAAATCCCGATCACATTTTACGCACCTTCCGACGCATCTTGAGCCGATCCTCATTAAATGACCGAGACGTTCGCATTCTTCGCGGTCTTTTCAACCAGATAGATATTTATTCAGGCCACAAGCTGCCGAGACGTTCTGCAAATGAGGATCATGAATAA